The Colletotrichum higginsianum IMI 349063 chromosome 2, whole genome shotgun sequence genome has a segment encoding these proteins:
- a CDS encoding Mov34/MPN/PAD-1 family protein, producing METALKSWELDNNVKLVDPKRDALYNLDLDAQKEAMNARPWALNPNHFKNVRISAVALIKMVMHARSGGNLEVMGLMQGYVNGDTFIVTDAFRLPVEGTETRVNAQGDAEEYMVEYLSLCREQGRMENVVGWYHSHPGYGCWLSGIDVGTQALQQQFQEPFLAVVIDPDRTINAGKVEIGAFRTYPENYVKEKEGGGGAVTSDGWQEVPLAKAAEFGAHASKYYSLEVSHFKSTLESHLLELLWHKYWVQTLSQSPLITNRDYGNKQMLDLASRIKETTTQVARQARGASGPNAHIVGTRKVDGLIAKLVKDSNTVATQERTGLVSMEVKKKIFNDVGANAS from the exons ATGGAAACGGCTCTCAAGTCTTGGG AGCTCGACAACAACGTCAAGTTGGTCGACCCCAAGCGCGACGCCCTTTacaacctcgacctcgatgcCCAGAAGGAAGCCATGAACGCCCGCCCCTGGGCCCTCAACCCGAACCACTTCAAAAACGTCCGCATcagcgccgtcgccctcatcAAGATGGTCATGCACGCCCGTTCAGGCGGCAACCTCGAGGTCATGGGTCTGATGCAGGGCTACGTCAACGGCGACACCTTCATCGTCACCGACGCCTTCCGCCTACCCGTCGAGGGCACCGAGACCCGCGTCAACGCCCAgggcgacgccgaagagTACATGGTCGAGTACCTGAGCCTGTGCCGCGAGCAGGGCCGCATGGAGAACGTTGTCGGATGGTACCACTCTCACCCGGGCTACGGCTGCTGGCTGTccggcatcgacgtcggTACCCAGGCCCTACAGCAGCAGTTCCAGGAAcccttcctcgccgtcgtcatcgacccGGACCGCACCATCAATgccggcaaggtcgagatCGGCGCCTTCCGGACCTACCCCGAGAACTAcgtcaaggagaaggaaggtggcggcggcgccgtcacgAGCGACGGCTGGCAGGAGGTGCCCCTTGCCAAGGCGGCCGAGTTTGGCGCCCACGCCAGTAAGTACTACAGCCTCGAGGTGTCGCACTTCAAGAGCACGCTAGAGTCGCATCTTCTGGAGCTGTTGTGGCACAAGTACTGGGTGCAGACGCTGAGTCAGAGCCCGCTCATCACGAACCGCGACTACGGAAACAAGCAGATGCTCGACCTCGCGTCCCGGATCAAGGAGACAACGACGCAGGTGGCACGGCAAGCCAGGGGCGCCTCCGGGCCCAACGCTCATATCGTGGGCACCAGGAAGGTCGACGGCTTGATCGCGAAGCTCGTCAAGGACAGCAACACGGTGGCAACGCAGGAACGGACCGGCCTGGTATCGATGGaggtcaagaagaagatcttCAACGACGTGGGCGCGAATGCGTCATGA
- a CDS encoding tat pathway signal sequence — MSSEKLYRSVPHEEEEVESLAGSLSTESTETADGMTATTTTKSSAWRRMRLGDEQHPCRDKARRLLRYWPWVAHAVLLTTSVTLFAASFCMRYGSHQNDDTVYTKKYSSYSPAAGIVKYHTERYNLTPIMDWSPFVGAGYEVDRAWDHITNNIGDQMISHAELTRLGLDPKSIKITNPITGEEGYRAGLEVFHQLHCLNLLRMSTFPEYYSDAEVGGDVATDPEDLRGHVDHCIEALRLNLMCQADIGVFTFKMYPELPVEGHWPDFSTLHTCRNFDDIRNWALTHSVTFEDEE; from the exons ATGTCTTCGGAGAAGCTCTACCGCTCCGTGCCccacgaggaggaggaggtcgagagcCTCGCCGGGAGCCTCAGCACGGAATCCACCGAGACCGCGGACGGCATgacggcgacaacgacgacgaaaaGCTCGGCATGGAGGCGGATGaggctcggcgacgagcagcaCCCGTGCAGAGACAAGGCCCGCCGGCTGCTGCGGTACTGGCCCTGGGTCGCCCACGCGGTGCTGCTGACGACGTCCGTCACGCTCTTTGCGGCGTCGTTCTGCATGCGCTACGGCAGCCATCAGAACGACGATACCGTCTACACCAAGAAGTACTCATCCTATT CCCCCGCGGCGGGAATTGTCAAGTACCACACCGAGAGGTACAACCTGACGCCCATCATGGACTGGTCGCCGTTCGTCGGGGCCGGGTACGAGGTCGACCGGGCGTGGGACCACATCACGAACAACA TCGGCGACCAGATGATCTCGCACGCCGAGCTCACAaggctcggcctcgacccgAAATCGATCAAGATCACGAACCCCAtcacgggcgaggagggctACCGGGCGGGCCTCGAGGTGTTCCACCAGCTGCACTGCCTCAACCTGCTGCGCATGTCGACGTTCCCGGAATACTACTCGGACGcggaggtcggcggcgacgtggcCACGGACCCCGAGGATCTTCGAGGACACGTCG ACCACTGCATCGAGGCGTTGCGGCTGAACCTCATGTGCCAGGCCGACATTGGCGTCTTCACCTTCAAGATGTACCCGGAGCTCCCCGTCGAGGGCCACTGGCCCGATTTCAGCACGCTGCACACCTGCCGCAACTTCGACGACATCCGAAACTGGGCGCTGACCCATTCGGTGACGTTTGAGGACGAGGAGTAG
- a CDS encoding Major facilitator superfamily transporter codes for MPDWKAMFAPAPSLDVPGLETVDLADKEMERRIVRKQDLRILPWICVTYLLNYLDRVNLGNARTLNNDTPEDNIVTMLNLTGQRYNVAVALFFVPYVLMEFPSNIMLKYFSPSKWISRIMVSWGIVTICTAAVTTYGGLLAVRIMLGLAEAGFFPGIMMYLCFWYKPEERATRMAIFASSVAVAGAFGGLLATGISFLNRKGGLTGWQWLFILEGIPAVIVGVMVWFMLPDYPQTAAWLTPEERAFAVKRLGPFAPSMKDKHWDGKVARKTVADPYFWLFAVMYFLMTNSLNAFGYFAPTIVSSLGFKGYNAQLLTVPPNVFAMFVIIGNCLHSDKTKERSRHVIGGLVFVATGYLLLAVVKHWGVRYFAVMIIACTNAAVLPFVAVSFFVFFFLSILFCGHISVNGDTVQVSPWRERERETE; via the exons ATGCCTGACTGGAAGGCTATGTTCGCCCCGGCGCCGTCCCTCGACGTGCCCGGCCTCGAgaccgtcgacctcgccgatAAGGAGATGGAGCGCCGCATCGTCCGCAAGCAGGACCTCCGAATCCTCCCCTGGATCTGTGTGACCTACCTGCTGA ACTACCTCGACCGCGTCAACCTCGGCAACGCCCGCACGCTCAACAACGACACGCCCGAGGACAACATCGTCACCATGCTCAACCTCACGGGTCAGCGCTacaacgtcgccgtcgccctcttcttcgtcccctACGTCCTCATGGAGTTCCCGTCCAACATCATGCTCAAGTACTTCTCCCCCTCCAAGTGGATCTCCCGCATCATGGTCTCGTGGGGCATCGTCACCATctgcaccgccgccgtcaccacctacggcggcctcctcgccgtccgcatcatgctcggcctcgccgaggccggttTCTTCCCCGGTATCATGATGTACCTCTGCTTCTGGTACAAGCCCGAGGAGCGCGCCACCCGCATGGCCATCTtcgcctcctccgtcgcagtcgccggcgccttcggcggcctgctcgccACGGGCATCTCCTTTCTCAACCGCAAAGGCGGCCTCACCGGTTGGCAATGGCTGTTCATCCTG GAAGGAATccccgccgtcatcgtcggcgtcatggTCTGGTTCATGCTGCCCGACTACCCACAGACGGCCGCCTGGCTGACGCCCGAGGAGCGCGCCTTCGCCGTCAAGCGCCTCGGCCCCTTTGCGCCCTCGATGAAGGACAAGCACTGGGACGGCAAGGTGGCGCGCAAGACGGTGGCCGACCCCTACTTCTGGCTCTTCGCCGTCATGTACTTCCTCATGACCAACTCGCTCAACGCCTTCGGCTACTTCGCGCCCACCATCGTCTCCTCGCTCGGCTTCAAGGGCTACAACGCCCAGCTGCTGACCGTCCCGCCCAACGTCTTCGCCATgttcgtcatcatcggcaacTGCCTGCACAGCGACAAGACCAAGGAGCGCTCGCGCcacgtcatcggcggcctcgtcttcgtcgccacGGGCTAcctgctgctggccgtcgTGAAGCACTGGGGCGTGCGCTACTTTGCCGTCATGATCATCGCCTGtaccaacgccgccgtcctcccctTTGTTGCTGTAagtttttttgttttttttttcctttctaTTCTTTTCTGTGGACACATATCTGTAAATGGCGATACTGTACAAGTTTCGCcttggagagagagagagagagagacagagtga
- a CDS encoding Alpha-galactosidase, giving the protein MQYPTFGHFLLASILAVQGAHSFSLVPTGGVARRYVAPAVALAMPVLAAPQAANIEAREPHHRGKKTKAKKAKANNNNKRDELAVEDDEDVDLETRNIEARHHRGKKTKAKKAKANNNNKRDELAVEDDEDVDLETRNIEARHHRGKKTKAKKAKANNNNKRDELAVEDDEDVDLETRNIEAREPHHRGKKTKAKKAKANNNNKRDELAVEDDEDVDLETRNIEAREPHHRGKKTKAKKAKANNNNKRNELAVEDDEDVDLETRNIEAREPHHRGKKTKAKKAKANNNNKRDELAVEDDEDVDLETRNIEAREPHHRGKKTKAKKAKANNNNKRNELAVEDDEDVDLETRNIEAREPHHRGKKTKAKKAKANNNNKRDELADDEDLEARAFTA; this is encoded by the exons ATGCAATACCCTACCTTTGGCCACTTCCTCTTGGCGAGCATCCTGGCCGTCCAGGGTGCTCACTCCTTCTCCCTCGTACCAACGGGAGGGGTTGCCAGACGCTATGTA GCCCCCGCTGTGGCACTTGCCATGCCTGTACTGGCTGCGCCGCAGGCTGCCAACATCGAGGCCCGTGAG CCTCACCACCGTGGCAAGAAaaccaaggccaagaaggccaaggccaacaacaacaacaagcgTGATGAGCTTGctgttgaagacgatgaggacgtcGATCTTGAGACCCGCAATATCGAGGCTCGTCACCACCGCggcaagaagaccaaggccaagaaggccaaagccaacaacaacaacaagcgTGATGAGCTTGCTGttgaggacgatgaggacgtcGATCTTGAGACCCGCAATATCGAGGCTCGTCACCACCGCggcaagaagaccaaggccaagaaggccaaagccaacaacaacaacaagcgTGATGAGCTTGctgttgaagacgatgaggacgtcGATCTTGAGACCCGCAATATCGAGGCCCGCGAGCCTCACCACCGCGgcaagaagacgaaggctaagaaggccaaggctaacaacaacaacaagcgTGATGAGCTTGctgttgaagacgatgaggacgtcGATCTTGAGACCCGCAATATCGAGGCCCGCGAGCCTCACCACCGCGgcaagaagacgaaggctaagaaggccaaggctaacaacaacaacaagcgcAATGAGCTCGctgttgaagacgatgaggacgtcGATCTTGAGACCCGCAATATCGAGGCCCGCGAGCCTCACCACCGCGgcaagaagacgaaggctaagaaggccaaggctaacaataacaacaagCGTGATGAGCTTGctgttgaagacgatgaggacgtcGATCTTGAGACCCGCAATATCGAGGCCCGCGAGCCTCACCACCGCGgcaagaagacgaaggctaagaaggccaaggctaacaacaacaacaagcgcAATGAGCTCGctgttgaagacgatgaggacgtcGATCTTGAGACCCGCAATATCGAGGCCCGCGAGCCTCACCACCGCGgcaagaagacgaaggccaagaaggccaaggccaacaacaacaacaagcgtgacgagctcgccgacgacgaggatctGGAGGCTCGTGCTTTCACCGCCTAA